One window of the Athene noctua chromosome 5, bAthNoc1.hap1.1, whole genome shotgun sequence genome contains the following:
- the F13B gene encoding coagulation factor XIII B chain, with the protein METVMKMRFKSWGFFLVVMYSGKLFAKDKLCGLPHIENGKIAQYYYNFRSYYFPMHKEKKISYSCMIGYTTETGTQDGRITCTAEGWSPVPRCYKKCNKPLLENGFFYGTEIYFKVHEKLQYKCNPGYHTPSGGTEDTVQCQLEGWSSHPSCTKKFESCQVPNLNHGSYFTAQQELQLNETLLYKCDEGYHTAGGNTTEAAVCLTHGWSLTPYCTKITCSPLSAIAHGSFYPVKKIYEEGDVVHFFCEENYSVSEFDLIQCYYFGWYPDPPLCEDVKNKCPSPPLPPHTHTITVRRTYHNGDKVRIRCENTFELKGSDEIQCEKGKWTSPPICVGTMDKWESEAPPSLEADAEIRASKTYRNEEMQQDCTSPPVIKNGVLLGPLLTSYKNGSSVEYGCQRYHFLDGPSTVYCEQGNWSEKPTCLEPCTLNVTDMNRNNIELKWRQEELIFLHGDLIEFECKQGYNFLHTTIPSPGRTQCNHGRLTYPKCIMQAPTEKCDPPPSIANGALTLPPLTQYDNGTSVQYICSDYHFLQGSERIYCSEGQWTSPPVCIEPCTLSKNEMEKNNVLLQGFYKNQVYFYHGDYVGFYCKQNHFGAESGTTLFQVQCKRGQLTYPRCVERGR; encoded by the exons ATGGAGACAGTAATGAAGATGAGATTtaaaagctggggttttttcctagtTGTGATGTATTCAGGCAAACTCTTTGCAAAAG ATAAACTTTGTGGTTTGCCACATATAGAAAACGGAAAGATTGCCCAGTACTATTATAATTTCAGAAGTTACTATTTCCCTatgcataaggaaaaaaaaatttcctattcTTGTATGATTGGTTATACCACTGAAACTGGGACTCAAGATGGAAGAATAACTTGTACAGCAGAAGGATGGTCTCCAGTGCCACGATGCTACA aaaaatgtaaCAAGCCTCTTTTGGAAAATGGGTTTTTTTACGGTACAGAAATATACTTCAAAGTACATGAGAAACTGCAATACAAATGTAATCCAGGCTACCATACTCCAAGCGGTGGTACCGAGGATACAGTACAATGTCAGCTAGAAGGATGGTCCTCTCATCCAAGCTGTACTAAAAAATTTG aatcaTGTCAAGTACCCAATTTAAATCACGGCAGCTACTTCACAGCCCAACAAGAGCTTCAACTGAATGAAACACTGCTATACAAATGCGACGAGGGATACCATACTGCGGGAGGAAACACTACAGAAGCAGCAGTGTGTCTAACACATGGGTGGTCCCTTACTCCATACTGCACAA AAATAACTTGCTCTCCTTTGAGTGCAATAGCACATGGAAGTTTCTATCCTGTGAAGAAAATCTATGAAGAGGGAGATGTAGTTCActttttctgtgaggaaaattaTTCTGTCAGTGAATTTGACTTAATTCAATGTTATTATTTTGGATGGTATCCAGACCCTCCATTGTGTGAAG atgtgaaaaataaatgtccttCACCACCACTTCCTCCTCATACCCATACCATCACAGTTAGAAGAACATATCATAATGGAGACAAAGTTCGTATACGGTGTGAAAATACCTTTGAACTAAAAGGATCTGACGAAATCCagtgtgaaaaaggaaaatggacaTCACCCCCTATTTGTGTTG GAACTATGGATAAATGGGAATCTGAGGCACCACCATCACTTGAGGCAGATGCAGAAATAAGGGCAAGCAAAACATATCGCAATGAAG AAATGCAGCAAGACTGTACTTCTCCACCTGTGATTAAAAATGGTGTTCTTCTTGGTCCGTTATTGACAAGTTACAAAAATGGTTCCTCAGTAGAATATGGTTGTCAGCGTTACCATTTTTTGGATGGACCTAGTACTGTTTACTGTGAACAAGGAAACTGGTCAGAAAAACCAACTTGCTTAG AACCATGCACTCTTAATGTAACTGATATGAACAGGAACAACATAGAATTGAAATGGAGACAGGAAGAATTAATTTTCCTACATGGTGATCTCATAGAGTTTGAATGTAAACAAGGATACAATTTTCTCCACACTACCATTCCATCTCCTGGGAGGACGCAGTGTAACCATGGCAGACTGACATATCCGAAATGCATTATGCAAG CTCCGACAGAAAAATGTGACCCTCCACCTTCTATTGCAAATGGAGCTCTTACTCTCCCACCCCTGACCCAGTATGACAATGGTACTTCAGTTCAGTACATTTGCTCTGACTACCATTTTTTGCAAGGATCTGAGAGAATCTACTGTTCTGAAGGACAGTGGACTTCACCACCAGTTTGTATAG AGCCCTGTACTTTGtcaaaaaatgaaatggagaaaaataatgtGCTTCTGCAAGGATTCTATAAGAATCAAGTTTACTTTTACCATGGGGATTATGTTGGATTTTACTGTAAACAGAACCATTTTGGAGCAGAATCTGGTACAACTTTATTTCAAGTGCAGTGTAAGAGAGGACAGTTGACATATCCAAGGTGTGTTGAAAGAGGAAGATAA